In the genome of Acidimicrobiales bacterium, one region contains:
- a CDS encoding maleylpyruvate isomerase family mycothiol-dependent enzyme, with protein sequence MFDRLVVERTAFVDLVEGLSAADWSSATLCDGWSVAVVAGHVLCPTDVGYRELASGLVRARFSLERFLDAAARRRGGRGQAELVAALHASVTSRTHPPGTSYAGLAVDCAVHSLDVAIPTGRDVTFESERLRWLLERASRLKGPFGVRSRIAGLRLEATDVGWSYGTLPEGGAGDRSVRDVMVSGPGDALLLAMLGRTVRLDRLAGHGVEILGARA encoded by the coding sequence GTGTTCGACCGGCTCGTCGTGGAGCGCACGGCTTTCGTCGATCTCGTCGAGGGATTGTCCGCTGCTGACTGGTCGTCGGCGACACTGTGCGACGGCTGGAGTGTCGCCGTGGTCGCGGGACACGTGCTGTGTCCGACCGACGTGGGTTACCGCGAGCTCGCGTCGGGACTGGTGCGGGCGCGCTTCTCCCTCGAGCGCTTTCTGGACGCGGCAGCGCGTCGCCGTGGCGGACGGGGGCAGGCCGAGCTCGTCGCGGCGCTGCATGCCTCGGTGACGAGTCGCACACACCCGCCCGGGACGTCCTACGCGGGTCTCGCTGTCGACTGCGCAGTGCATTCACTCGACGTCGCCATCCCCACGGGCCGGGACGTCACCTTCGAATCGGAGCGACTCCGGTGGCTGCTGGAGCGGGCGTCCCGGCTGAAGGGCCCTTTCGGTGTCCGGTCACGGATCGCAGGCCTGAGACTCGAGGCGACCGACGTCGGCTGGTCCTACGGCACCCTGCCCGAAGGTGGCGCGGGGGACCGCAGCGTGCGGGACGTGATGGTCTCGGGACCGGGCGACGCGCTCCTGTTGGCGATGCTCGGCCGGACGGTACGGCTGGATCGTCTGGCTGGTCACGGAGTCGAGATCCTCGGCGCCCGGGCCTGA